One Helicoverpa zea isolate HzStark_Cry1AcR chromosome 30, ilHelZeax1.1, whole genome shotgun sequence genomic window, ACCAAGGACTGACTACACCAAGAGTTgctaggcagtcgctccttgtggctcattggtactcagctgcatccggttagactggaagccaaccccaacatagttgggaaaatgctcggaagatgatgatgttacAGAGCTCATACCACTTCCTCTAATATGCAAAATCCAATGGTTTTTTGGACAAACAAAAGTAGTCGAATAATAATGGAGGgctttttatgttgtttcagtCCAAAGTCTCCGCCTAACAGTCCGAACTTGGAGCCTTCCACTGAAGATGAGCTAAAAGGAGTCTACATTAACTGCTGGAGAGTGAGTAGCTTTTCAATATAACTAGCTTTGATCCACAGCGCTGTCCGTCTTAGGGTTGGACCATATCTGGCAGCACGGAATCGCCTTTTTCCGTCGCCCTTTCTCTTTCTGTCGCTTAGAACTGCCATTTGCTAGACCAAGACTGATTAAGTGATGGCGATCGCCTCGAGGATTCCGCCGCGTGCTATCGCATTATGCTTTCTGTCTCGGTCTAGCAAATAGCAGTTCTAAGCGACAGAAAGAGAAAGGGCGACGGAAAAAGGCAATTCCGTGCTGCCAGATGTGGTCCAACCCTTAAACAATGTTGTGGGTTCGACCACATTCCTaagccggcaatacacggaccgcttgaagcagtcaggggtaacagcttcaagctgtcgacCGCCCGAATCAGTTGCAACTGATCGAGCGGTTCCtgtatgtgcgtccatagaactctgcagttcactgtgcagtcgacagcttgaagctgtcgcccctgactgcttcaagcggtccgtgtattgccggtcttattgtttttattatctttacaaaatatttatttttatttatttataatactttttgcacaaacaGTACAATGGCAGACTTAACGCCTTAGACGTTTTCTCCCATCTGCTATTTGAAGTCTCATTGAAATCGTCTTAGTATACAGTTAAAGATGGCATATAAaagtataaaagaaaattaattgtgaAGAAAACTTTGACGTTGAAATTCAACATATagactttaattttatttattttcattcgtCGGCTATCCATGAAAATAAGGCTCTGCCTGCTTGTGacatatttttcatgttttttttagttttatatatcttattttattcacgcaataaaataatgttttgtttctttcttttttccCTAACAGAGCTGAATTGTACCTGCTGAATTATACCTTTCTGGTCAAAAGAGAAGATCAAATAAACTTGAGATTTTTTTGaccttagaatattttttaataaagtgtATTTAACGTTTCAGGATGACTCCAACGACTGGGTGTGGGAATGGAGCAGTAGACCCGACCAGCTTCCCCCTAAGTGAGTAGACCAACCTCCTTACTTCTCGAACTGTACTGTAGTAAATAGATGACATATAAATAGtggtaaaagtaaaatatgtacTTGTGAAAAGTACATCCActatcggggctgcgggattgtccgtgCTCATTACCGGCGCTGGTacgtaaagggcttaagaaggaacatggcggggtttagtcagtaagagtctgacactcccgagcGCTGCAATCATGGAGGGAGGGGTCATTCTCTGATGTTAGGTATAGCTAGTATTCCTCTAGCCTTTCCATGCGGTTCCTACCTGCAACCCGAAGGAACAACTTCCCCTTTTATTGAAGAAGACGAAAGGCCACGGAACCGAAGTAGTTCCCGCGGGATGTCAATTAAACTGCTCTAAAGCTAGAAACAGTATTAAATACCAGATTATAAAGTTGTGTATATGTGTTTCCAGGGACTGGCGGTTTAAGCACCCCACAAGCGCTCGCGGTCCACCATCAGCTACCTCCTCCATCGAGGTGCTGGAGCAGCAACTAGCCGCGCCTGTTATGCAGCAGGTTAGCATATTATACCTTATTATTGACTATagaagagctcgtggctaagtcacaGCCTAAGGTTTTTttagtctttatttttttacattcagAGGTTTTTGTCCAATAAGGATATGTTAACCCCATCATAccttataacaaaattaaatctaCAAACTATAACTAATTGCTAACGACCAAAAAATTGTCGCTGCTTCAGATTTTGGCTTTGACAGAATACTCTGAACCGGGCCTAGGAGCTCAATAAGTTTCAATTAGTACACTAATGAGTCTCGCTCATCTTTGATCCGGACACACTCCATCGCCAAAGCCTaatgttaagcaacgcttggcttGTCGTGGATGACTATCTTCTCGTGACGAGTTCTGCCGTGTTTCGGAAgacccagctgtcatttgaacatcgttatgggtaatcagaagccagtaaatctgaccaCCAGTcttaaggggtattgggttgaagaggtcagataggcagtcgctccttgacggacactggtacacagctgcatcccgttatactggaagcctaccccaacatagttgggaaaagactcggcaTATAATAGGGTTCTGTCCCCAAACGGGTACACGTCTGTCAGCAGGCTGTATCTCaataaccgtgatagttagaaagttgaaattttcacagttgTACATCTACTGTTTTCTGAAGAACCgccataataatttagaattagttataagtatattttaatgttgGCATTAAATGCCAaatgttgctgtgccctaacagggtccacaaaTGTTCGTAGCTGTAAGCTTATTGTAACACCATGTGAAACTTGTGgaacgcaataaatgatatgaataagataataatataattgttataatattacagAGTCATTGCCTGTCAGTCCGTCGCACTTGCCTGTTCAGCCGCGGCGCCATCGCGGCCGTACTTCTCACCAACGTCGTGTCGCTTCTGCTCGGCGCCGGCATCGGGTGAGTACACCACACTAGTGTCATTAGACAGACGTCCTCACACGAGTACATAGTTGTTGTTCGGTGCTGGCATCGGGCGAGTACACTAGACGAGTACAGTACCCCAGACATAGGCCTCTGGCATCAATTGAGTACACCACTGTTATAAGTAGAGATATATCCTCAAATAAGAACAATACAAAGCCATAGTCAGTAATAAGGACACTGGAATCAGATGAGTACACCTCAGAACGGGTACGGGTGGAACTTTCCCctgggacgcaggtgaaactgtggctacttaaaaatatagataGAGTATAA contains:
- the LOC124644451 gene encoding BCL2/adenovirus E1B 19 kDa protein-interacting protein 3 isoform X2, with the protein product MTTRKLNTIEDLSESWVELNSGGGLAAVENEYIRLLREAQRESRDSSVRHSRASSVKGSPKSPPNSPNLEPSTEDELKGVYINCWRDDSNDWVWEWSSRPDQLPPKDWRFKHPTSARGPPSATSSIEVLEQQLAAPVMQQSHCLSVRRTCLFSRGAIAAVLLTNVVSLLLGAGIGMWLSKRGLLPPRLIVLN
- the LOC124644451 gene encoding BCL2/adenovirus E1B 19 kDa protein-interacting protein 3 isoform X3 — protein: MTTRKLNTIEDLSESWVELNSGGGLAAVENEYIRLLREAQRESRDSSVRHSRASSVKGSPKSPPNSPNLEPSTEDELKGVYINCWRDDSNDWVWEWSSRPDQLPPKDWRFKHPTSARGPPSATSSIEVLEQQLAAPVMQQSHCLSVRRTCLFSRGAIAAVLLTNVVSLLLGAGIG
- the LOC124644451 gene encoding BCL2/adenovirus E1B 19 kDa protein-interacting protein 3 isoform X1, with protein sequence MAMEPLTTVPVDELESWVELNSGGGLAAVENEYIRLLREAQRESRDSSVRHSRASSVKGSPKSPPNSPNLEPSTEDELKGVYINCWRDDSNDWVWEWSSRPDQLPPKDWRFKHPTSARGPPSATSSIEVLEQQLAAPVMQQSHCLSVRRTCLFSRGAIAAVLLTNVVSLLLGAGIGMWLSKRGLLPPRLIVLN